One window of uncultured Trichococcus sp. genomic DNA carries:
- a CDS encoding peptidase U32 family protein: MIELIATAESVAQAKELVDCGVDILYIGENEYGLRLPYSFTREEQREVIAYAHGKGAQVSAAVNAIFHNDRINQVAEYLAFLREAEVDSITLGDPGVVQVMREQELFIPYRYDAQVMVTSSGQINFWAKRGAVGSVLAREVPFEEMKKLIPGALVPVEVLVYGATCIHQSKRNLLENYFNFIEKEEAVNKERGLFISEPKKVDSHYSIYQDRNGTHIFANNDLDLMPHLGELTAIGVSQWMLDGLFTPGENFVAIAKLFVEAREALAEGNWTEALAERLDAELHALHPANRELDSGFYSKDPNEVV; encoded by the coding sequence ATGATCGAGCTGATTGCAACAGCCGAGTCAGTAGCGCAAGCCAAGGAATTGGTCGATTGCGGTGTAGATATACTTTATATAGGAGAGAATGAGTATGGGCTCCGTTTGCCGTATTCCTTCACCAGAGAGGAACAGCGCGAGGTCATTGCCTATGCGCACGGGAAAGGCGCGCAAGTCAGTGCCGCTGTGAATGCGATTTTCCATAATGATCGGATCAATCAAGTTGCCGAATATCTGGCTTTCCTGCGTGAAGCGGAAGTCGACAGCATCACGTTGGGCGACCCCGGCGTAGTGCAGGTCATGCGGGAACAGGAATTGTTCATCCCTTACCGTTATGATGCGCAAGTCATGGTGACTTCAAGCGGACAGATCAATTTCTGGGCGAAAAGGGGAGCGGTCGGTTCCGTGCTGGCCCGCGAAGTGCCTTTCGAGGAAATGAAGAAACTGATCCCGGGTGCGTTGGTGCCGGTCGAAGTGTTGGTGTACGGTGCAACTTGCATCCACCAATCGAAACGCAATTTGCTTGAAAATTATTTCAATTTCATCGAGAAAGAGGAAGCCGTGAACAAAGAGCGCGGGTTGTTCATTTCGGAACCGAAAAAAGTGGATTCCCATTATTCCATCTATCAGGACCGCAACGGAACACACATCTTCGCCAACAATGACCTTGACCTGATGCCTCATCTGGGCGAACTGACGGCTATCGGCGTTTCGCAATGGATGCTGGACGGGTTGTTCACCCCGGGAGAAAATTTTGTCGCAATCGCGAAGCTGTTTGTGGAGGCGCGCGAAGCCCTCGCGGAAGGGAACTGGACGGAAGCATTGGCGGAACGTTTGGACGCCGAACTGCACGCTTTGCATCCCGCCAACCGCGAGCTGGATTCCGGATTCTATTCCAAAGATCCGAACGAAGTCGTCTGA
- a CDS encoding NAD(P)H-hydrate dehydratase produces MKKLINSQQMKKIDAFTIDEIGIPAMVLMENAANQVVSAMEERISREDIILVICGSGNNGGDGLAAARILLNHGFQVDVFLIGERGKLSAESKKQLDIIENLDMVIWDDVSEINFKGYTVLVDAIFGIGLDRPAEGKYAETIQLMNEFHGYVFAVDIPSGISADNGQVLGTAVRADVTITFGIEKIGQLLYPGSLHTGKLIVSDIGFPPNAMDVISSNVLFYDESDLFSLPRRAAYSNKGTYGRVVIIAGSANMSGAAFLSAKAAYRTGAGLVQIVTPEENRAILQMQLPEAILTTYQTDGLDQESERLKIIAAVSCADAIVLGPGIGKSDAARTVVDLVIENSQIPLIIDADALNILSDRFNDASLPGNGSRTRISAVAQTVPEGSILTPHLKELARLLDQDLAEIKADLLGTADFCTADTDLTFVMKDARTVVAHQDERFINATGNNGMATGGSGDALTGIIAGLLAQGLAPSEAAKLGVYIHGLAGDIAAQEKSEYSLMASDLIEALPAVLR; encoded by the coding sequence ATGAAAAAACTTATCAACAGCCAACAGATGAAAAAAATCGACGCCTTTACGATCGATGAGATTGGCATCCCAGCCATGGTGCTGATGGAAAATGCGGCGAATCAGGTCGTCTCGGCGATGGAAGAACGCATCTCAAGGGAGGACATCATCCTGGTGATCTGCGGTTCAGGCAACAACGGCGGCGATGGGCTGGCGGCAGCCCGCATTTTATTGAACCATGGCTTCCAGGTGGATGTATTCCTGATCGGAGAACGCGGCAAATTGTCCGCTGAGTCCAAAAAACAGCTCGACATCATCGAAAACTTGGACATGGTCATCTGGGATGACGTCAGCGAAATCAACTTCAAAGGCTACACCGTCCTGGTCGATGCGATTTTCGGCATCGGACTGGACAGGCCAGCCGAAGGGAAATATGCGGAGACGATCCAACTCATGAACGAGTTCCACGGCTATGTCTTCGCTGTCGACATCCCGTCCGGCATCTCCGCCGACAATGGACAAGTGTTGGGTACTGCTGTCCGGGCGGATGTGACCATCACTTTCGGGATCGAAAAAATCGGCCAGCTGCTCTACCCTGGTTCTTTGCATACCGGAAAACTGATTGTCAGCGATATCGGTTTCCCGCCGAACGCGATGGATGTCATTTCTTCGAACGTGCTGTTCTATGACGAGAGCGATCTGTTTTCGTTGCCAAGGCGGGCAGCCTATTCGAACAAAGGCACTTACGGCCGGGTCGTGATCATCGCCGGATCCGCAAACATGAGCGGGGCTGCCTTCCTGTCCGCAAAAGCCGCCTACCGCACCGGTGCAGGTCTGGTCCAGATCGTCACACCGGAGGAGAATCGTGCCATCCTTCAGATGCAGCTGCCTGAAGCCATCCTGACGACTTATCAAACGGACGGGTTGGATCAGGAGAGCGAACGCCTGAAAATCATCGCCGCAGTTTCCTGCGCCGATGCGATTGTCCTCGGGCCCGGAATCGGGAAGTCCGATGCTGCCCGCACGGTAGTCGATTTGGTTATCGAAAACAGCCAGATTCCTTTGATCATCGATGCGGATGCCCTGAACATCCTTTCCGATCGTTTCAACGATGCCTCTTTGCCGGGGAACGGTTCCCGTACCCGCATCAGCGCAGTGGCTCAGACCGTTCCGGAGGGAAGCATCCTTACCCCTCACCTGAAGGAACTGGCGCGTCTTTTGGATCAGGATCTGGCGGAAATAAAAGCGGATCTCTTGGGGACTGCGGATTTTTGCACGGCTGATACGGATCTGACTTTTGTCATGAAGGATGCCCGGACTGTCGTGGCCCATCAGGATGAGCGTTTCATCAACGCGACCGGCAACAATGGCATGGCGACAGGCGGTTCGGGCGATGCCCTGACCGGCATCATCGCCGGCTTGTTGGCCCAAGGCTTGGCCCCTTCCGAAGCGGCCAAACTGGGTGTCTACATCCACGGTTTGGCGGGAGATATCGCGGCCCAGGAAAAATCCGAATACAGCTTGATGGCTTCCGATCTCATCGAAGCTTTACCAGCAGTATTACGCTGA